A window of Castanea sativa cultivar Marrone di Chiusa Pesio chromosome 1, ASM4071231v1 contains these coding sequences:
- the LOC142612580 gene encoding palmitoyl-acyl carrier protein thioesterase, chloroplastic — MVATAATSAFIPVPSPSAPDPGSKPKKLANLGGMKPKSISSGGLQVKANAQAPPKINGSSVSLTTPVETVKHEGEMSSSSSSSSSPPPRTFINTLPDWSMLLAAITTIFLAAEKQWMMLDWKPRRPDMDMLIDPFGLGRIVQDGFVFRQNFSIRSYEIGADRTASIETLMNHLQETALNHVKTAGLLGDGFGSTPEMCKKNLIWVVTRMQVVVDRYPTWGDVVQVDTSVGASGKNGMRRNWLVRDYKTGEILTRASSVWVMMNKKTRKLSKIPGEVRGEIEPYFMDSDPVVEEDSRKLQKLDDNTADYVRTGLAPRWSDLDVNQHVNNVKYIGWILESAPLPILESHELAAMTLEYRRECGKDSVLQSLTAVSSNGVGNLASHADIECQHLLRLEDGAEIVRGRTVWRPKYAKNFGTFDQLPAEST, encoded by the exons atggtCGCCACAGCTGCTACTTCTGCATTCATTCCAGTCCCTTCTCCATCGGCTCCAGACCCGGGCTCCAAGCCGAAAAAGCTTGCGAATTTGGGAGGAATGAAGCCGAAATCAATTTCTTCTGGTGGCTTGCAGGTCAAGGCAAATGCCCAAGCTCCTCCCAAAATAAATGGTAGCTCAGTTAGTTTGACAACACCTGTGGAAACTGTGAAGCATGAGGGTGaaatgtcttcttcttcttcttcttcttcttcaccaccaccgAGGACTTTCATTAACACATTACCTGATTGGAGTATGCTTCTTGCTGCTATCACCACTATCTTCTTGGCTGCTGAGAAGCAGTGGATGATGCTTGATTGGAAACCCAGGCGGCCCGACATGGATATGCTTATTGATCCTTTTGGTCTGGGGAGAATTGTCCAGGATGGTTTTGTTTTCCGCCAGAACTTTTCTATTAGATCATATGAAATAGGTGCTGATCGGACGGCGTCTATAGAGACGTTGATGAATCATTTACAG GAAACTGCTCTTAATCATGTTAAGACTGCTGGACTCCTTGGTGATGGCTTTGGTTCAACACCAGAGATGTGCAAAAAGAACCTGATATGGGTGGTTACACGGATGCAGGTTGTGGTAGATCGGTATCCTACTTG GGGTGATGTTGTTCAAGTGGACACTTCGGTTGGTGCATCTGGAAAGAATGGTATGCGGCGTAATTGGCTTGTACGCGATTACAAGACTGGGGAAATACTAACAAGAGCCTCGAG TGTTTGGGtgatgatgaataaaaaaacGAGGAAGTTATCCAAGATTCCAGGAGAAGTTCGAGGGGAAATAGAGCCGTACTTTATGGATTCTGATCCTGTTGTGGAAGAGGATAGCagaaaactacaaaaacttgacgACAACACTGCGGACTATGTTCGCACTGGCCTTGCT CCTAGATGGAGTGATTTAGATGTCAACCAGCATGTTAACAATGTGAAGTACATTGGCTGGATTCTTGAG AGTGCTCCATTGCCAATCTTGGAGAGCCATGAGCTTGCTGCTATGACTTTGGAGTATAGGAGGGAGTGTGGGAAGGACAGCGTGCTGCAGTCTTTGACTGCCGTCTCTAGCAATGGTGTTGGCAATTTGGCTAGTCATGCTGACATTGAGTGCCAGCACCTGCTTCGACTTGAGGATGGGGCTGAGATTGTGAGGGGAAGGACCGTGTGGCGGCCCAAATACGCCAAAAACTTCGGGACTTTTGATCAGCTTCCAGCGGAAAGCACTTAA